A stretch of the Asticcacaulis sp. ZE23SCel15 genome encodes the following:
- a CDS encoding M1 family metallopeptidase, producing the protein MNAGSCYAQILAGVGMALAMLCAVAACSPKPDEGSAAPLAIAAKAVDHHSYAKPLEARVRHVDLDLTADFDRKVLSGTAALSLETEPDARQVILDTKALNILGVTDAAGAPLKYALGKADPVLGAPLTIELPQGAQKIIVRYETTAKTEALQWLAPSQTAGKQQPFLFSQGQAILTRSWLPTQDSPAIRQTYSARIVTPRALKAVMSADMLTPDGEDVIDAPGKKAYRFKMDEAIPPYLIAIAVGEIDFRPLGKRTGVYAEKVTVEAAADEFVDVEKMVGAAEKLYGPYRWGRYDILVLPPSFPYGGMENPRLTFATPTILAGDRSLVSLVAHELAHSWSGNLVTNATWNDFWLNEGFTVYFENRIMEELYGKDRAAMLRTLGYKDLQDTVKGYMDDKHPELTALYIDLKGKHPDDGFSEIPYEKGASFLRVIEEAVGRRRFDAYLKGYFNRYAFQSMTSEAFIEDLRENLLKGDKALEDKINVRAWIYDPGLPANIIVPKSDAFDKVDAQVAAFISGTAPAELQTANWTTQEWQRFLNQMPETLTVAQMASLDDAFKFSESHNSEILFLWLKLAIAHHYEPAMPALEGFLTSQGRRKFITPLYRDLMDQPGWGQAMARRVYADARAGYHEVTRASVDKVVN; encoded by the coding sequence ATGAACGCCGGTAGTTGCTATGCGCAAATCCTTGCGGGCGTTGGGATGGCGTTGGCCATGCTGTGTGCCGTGGCGGCCTGCTCACCCAAACCGGACGAGGGTAGCGCCGCCCCGCTGGCGATTGCCGCCAAGGCTGTTGACCATCATTCCTATGCTAAACCGCTGGAAGCGCGGGTGCGCCATGTTGATCTGGACCTGACGGCGGATTTTGACCGCAAGGTTTTGTCCGGCACGGCGGCGCTGTCGCTGGAGACGGAGCCCGATGCCCGTCAGGTTATCCTCGACACCAAGGCGCTGAACATTTTGGGTGTGACCGATGCCGCCGGGGCACCGCTGAAATATGCGCTGGGTAAGGCTGATCCGGTTCTGGGGGCACCGCTGACGATTGAGCTGCCGCAGGGTGCGCAAAAGATTATCGTGCGCTATGAGACGACTGCTAAGACCGAGGCCCTGCAATGGCTGGCACCGTCCCAAACTGCAGGCAAGCAGCAACCGTTCCTGTTTTCGCAAGGTCAGGCCATCCTGACCCGGTCGTGGCTGCCGACGCAGGACAGCCCTGCCATCCGCCAGACCTATAGTGCCCGCATCGTGACCCCGCGCGCCCTCAAGGCGGTAATGAGCGCCGATATGCTGACGCCCGACGGCGAAGATGTGATCGATGCGCCGGGTAAAAAAGCCTATCGTTTCAAGATGGACGAGGCTATCCCGCCCTATCTGATCGCGATTGCTGTGGGCGAGATTGATTTCCGGCCCCTAGGTAAGCGCACCGGTGTCTATGCCGAAAAAGTCACGGTCGAAGCAGCCGCCGATGAGTTTGTCGATGTCGAAAAAATGGTCGGGGCCGCCGAAAAGCTTTATGGGCCCTATCGTTGGGGCCGTTATGATATTCTGGTGCTGCCGCCGTCGTTTCCTTATGGTGGCATGGAAAACCCGCGCCTGACCTTTGCCACGCCGACTATTCTGGCGGGGGATCGCTCACTGGTGTCGCTGGTCGCCCATGAACTGGCCCATTCGTGGTCAGGGAACCTTGTCACCAACGCCACCTGGAATGATTTTTGGCTCAACGAAGGCTTCACGGTCTATTTTGAGAACCGCATTATGGAAGAGCTTTATGGCAAGGATCGCGCCGCCATGCTGCGCACCTTGGGCTATAAAGATCTTCAGGACACGGTGAAGGGTTATATGGATGATAAGCATCCTGAACTGACCGCCCTATATATCGACCTCAAGGGTAAGCATCCCGACGACGGGTTTTCGGAAATCCCTTACGAGAAAGGCGCGTCCTTCCTGCGGGTGATCGAAGAGGCCGTCGGACGCCGTCGGTTTGATGCTTATTTGAAGGGCTATTTCAACCGCTATGCCTTCCAGAGCATGACGTCTGAGGCTTTTATCGAAGACCTGCGCGAAAATCTGCTCAAGGGCGATAAGGCGCTGGAAGATAAGATCAATGTTCGCGCCTGGATCTACGATCCGGGTCTGCCCGCCAATATAATTGTCCCGAAATCCGATGCGTTCGATAAGGTCGACGCGCAAGTGGCGGCTTTTATCAGCGGTACGGCACCGGCTGAGTTACAGACCGCGAACTGGACGACGCAGGAATGGCAAAGGTTCTTAAACCAGATGCCGGAAACCCTGACGGTAGCTCAGATGGCAAGTCTTGATGACGCGTTTAAATTTTCCGAAAGCCATAATTCCGAAATCCTGTTCCTGTGGCTGAAACTGGCGATTGCCCACCATTATGAACCGGCCATGCCTGCGCTGGAGGGGTTCCTGACCTCTCAGGGGCGGCGCAAGTTTATTACGCCGCTGTACCGCGATCTGATGGATCAGCCGGGCTGGGGGCAGGCTATGGCGCGCCGGGTCTATGCTGACGCGAGGGCCGGGTACCACGAAGTTACCCGTGCCAGCGTCGATAAGGTCGTAAACTAA